One Deinococcus humi genomic window, CGGGACTGCGGACGCCCAGAGTCGCCAGGGCTTCGGCGTCTCCCTTCAGGGCACGGACGTACACGCTGACCAGATTGTTTCCGCTGGCCGCGTGCTGACGCTGCTGCGCGGGGCTGGGGCCGTCCTCCGGGTTATGGGGAACGATCACGATGGGACCGTGCAAGGGTGGGTACTGGGTCAGGTCCAGCCCAATCAGGCGGCTGCCCGCCCAGTTGGGCGGCAGGGCTTTGAGCAGCCCTTCCTCGTCAATGACTGCCTCATGATCCTGCAAGGCGTGATAGTGCGCGGGCACGTATTCCAGCCAGCCGCCAACCAGTTTTTTCAGCAGCTCGTAGGTGTCGGTCTCCGGCGTGAGGGGGTGGCTCTCCTGCCGTCCGTCGGGGTGAATCACGCGCATGGTGGGTTGCATCAGCTTCCGCTCCTTGTCTTGAGGGGGATGGAAGGGGGGCGCGGTGGCCCCACTCGGTTTAAGCGGCCTGGGCCTGGGCGGGCGCGGCCTTTGCCCTGACGCGCTCCGCGATCTCGCGGGCGCTGGGGTAGACGCTGCACAGATGCGCCCACACGGTCCCCGCCTCCTGCTCGGTGAGGTCCGAGAGGGTCTCCAGAGGCCACGGTTCCCCCAGCGCCGCGGCGGCCAGGCTGTAATGCTGGGCGCGGGGCAGTCCAGCTGTCCCCATGATCTTGTGCAGCGTGTGGGCACGGCCCTTGCCGATCCGCGGCACCGCCAACATGATGGACACGGGCGCGGTGGGCGGCTCGGTGGGGCCTTCACGCAGC contains:
- a CDS encoding DUF3846 domain-containing protein, whose protein sequence is MQPTMRVIHPDGRQESHPLTPETDTYELLKKLVGGWLEYVPAHYHALQDHEAVIDEEGLLKALPPNWAGSRLIGLDLTQYPPLHGPIVIVPHNPEDGPSPAQQRQHAASGNNLVSVYVRALKGDAEALATLGVRSPDEITVIDGRMAAPRHLYLIHPDGQAERFTAGSDDEGRRWIEGKLGQAYRFSPHECGVQAYAVIYSAAPTDQRPNGPAQKAAALGATPCGPVVLIPTGQPDPSPTHQRLDEALNGSAAARAELGLTAGW